In Haloarcula sp. H-GB4, a single genomic region encodes these proteins:
- a CDS encoding dihydrodipicolinate synthase family protein has protein sequence MADSFDVLTPLVTPFDADGELDVTSLESLVRHVSAAGVDGIVPCGTTGEFETLSPREYRTVVRSTTETAPDDCRVIVGTAATDVPTVHERMAFAAEQGADSTLVVPSYYGGQASGAGNEAFFDAVLADAPLPVYLYNIPGAVGQKLSVETVAALAQSDAVAGLKDSSGDLPYVTAVMNQTSEDFTVYQGHDGLFVPSLVLGGDGGISALSHLLFDELEQAGTAVASGDVAQARTVQRDVLSPLSDACAEFGFAPTVKALLADRGIIDHATVRPPRDSLSSDAIASVTERLE, from the coding sequence ATGGCTGACTCCTTCGACGTACTGACGCCGCTGGTGACGCCGTTCGACGCCGACGGCGAACTCGACGTTACCAGTCTGGAATCGCTGGTCCGGCACGTCTCGGCGGCGGGCGTCGACGGCATCGTTCCCTGCGGGACGACTGGTGAGTTCGAAACCTTGTCGCCACGGGAGTACCGGACCGTCGTCCGAAGCACAACAGAGACAGCGCCCGACGACTGCCGCGTTATTGTCGGGACGGCCGCTACCGACGTGCCGACGGTCCACGAGCGGATGGCGTTCGCCGCCGAACAGGGCGCGGACAGCACGCTAGTCGTACCGTCGTACTACGGCGGGCAGGCGAGCGGAGCAGGCAACGAGGCGTTCTTCGACGCGGTGCTGGCCGACGCGCCGCTGCCCGTCTACCTCTACAACATCCCCGGAGCAGTCGGGCAGAAATTGTCCGTCGAGACGGTCGCCGCGCTTGCCCAGTCCGACGCCGTCGCGGGACTCAAGGACTCCTCGGGCGACCTTCCGTACGTCACCGCGGTCATGAATCAGACCTCTGAGGACTTCACCGTCTACCAGGGCCACGACGGCCTGTTCGTCCCGTCGCTGGTGCTTGGCGGCGACGGTGGCATCAGCGCGCTCTCGCACCTATTGTTCGACGAACTGGAGCAGGCGGGTACTGCCGTCGCAAGCGGCGACGTTGCACAGGCCAGAACAGTCCAGCGGGATGTCCTCTCACCGCTCTCGGACGCGTGTGCCGAGTTCGGCTTCGCGCCCACGGTGAAGGCGTTGCTCGCCGACCGCGGTATCATCGACCACGCGACGGTTCGACCGCCCCGAGACTCGCTCTCGTCGGACGCGATCGCGTCGGTGACCGAACGGCTGGAGTGA
- a CDS encoding winged helix-turn-helix domain-containing protein, translated as MSLLPSRGPDTSTSQDGELQVVGVDEDVSAVLDALSSETAREILNTVYEEPGTPSELADRLDMSIQKVSYHLEKLEDEELIAVAGIQYSEKGQEMKVYEPPEDPLVLFVGTQERKRSLRSLIRRVLPVIGILTAASVMLQLLLGQFPIQFGSSGAGGDAGTAGDGAQGGGDVESLDTANRTASTAESTPTSTASDDGGFQIAEATETPEATQAPRSTPAPEADTPVAAMTEEARQLTTDAAASGGFHIEPGVAFFLGGLLVLTLYVSFWAYRNYR; from the coding sequence ATGTCGTTGCTGCCCTCCCGCGGTCCCGACACAAGCACCTCACAGGACGGGGAGCTACAGGTCGTCGGGGTCGACGAAGATGTCTCAGCCGTACTCGATGCCCTCTCCTCGGAAACGGCCAGAGAAATACTCAACACGGTGTACGAAGAGCCGGGGACGCCCTCTGAACTAGCCGACCGGCTCGATATGTCGATACAGAAGGTCTCCTATCATCTGGAGAAACTAGAAGACGAGGAACTCATCGCTGTCGCCGGGATCCAATACTCTGAGAAAGGCCAGGAGATGAAGGTGTACGAGCCTCCCGAAGACCCGCTGGTGTTGTTCGTCGGCACACAGGAGCGCAAGCGGTCGCTCCGGTCGCTCATCCGCCGCGTCCTGCCCGTTATCGGTATCCTCACCGCGGCCAGCGTCATGCTGCAACTCCTGCTCGGGCAGTTCCCGATCCAGTTCGGGAGTTCGGGGGCCGGCGGCGATGCGGGAACCGCCGGTGACGGTGCGCAGGGCGGCGGAGACGTTGAGAGTCTGGACACGGCGAACCGGACAGCCTCGACGGCCGAATCCACACCGACCTCGACGGCGTCGGACGACGGTGGGTTCCAGATAGCCGAGGCGACGGAGACACCAGAGGCCACGCAGGCCCCGAGAAGCACTCCGGCTCCAGAGGCTGACACCCCGGTCGCAGCAATGACCGAGGAGGCACGGCAACTAACGACCGACGCCGCGGCCAGTGGCGGCTTCCATATCGAACCCGGCGTGGCCTTCTTCCTCGGTGGGCTGCTGGTCCTGACGCTATACGTCTCGTTCTGGGCGTACAGAAACTACCGCTAA
- a CDS encoding class I SAM-dependent methyltransferase: protein MKKSLDEHAERFSDHADAYDEEQDSAAYRACVDFVVDHAAPESDDVVLDLGTGTGAIAFALASDAREVIGRDISDGMLEKAQEKAKERGVENVSFGDGRFRAPNVDRPVNIVTSNFAMHHLGDDEKREAIDTIADLGPRRIVLGDVMLFGDDDPDAPFYSPEVDDPATVGVLADAFTDAGYALTAVEMVTEQAGVLVAEQVDSD, encoded by the coding sequence ATGAAGAAATCACTTGACGAACACGCTGAGCGATTCTCCGACCACGCCGACGCGTACGATGAAGAACAGGATTCGGCGGCGTATCGCGCCTGCGTCGATTTCGTCGTTGACCACGCGGCCCCCGAGAGTGATGACGTAGTGCTCGACCTCGGCACGGGTACCGGAGCGATTGCGTTCGCGCTCGCGTCCGATGCACGGGAGGTTATCGGCCGCGATATCAGCGACGGAATGCTGGAGAAAGCCCAAGAGAAAGCGAAAGAACGCGGCGTGGAGAACGTTTCTTTCGGCGACGGTCGCTTCCGCGCTCCGAACGTCGACCGCCCAGTGAACATCGTCACATCGAATTTCGCCATGCACCACCTCGGTGACGACGAGAAACGCGAGGCGATCGACACTATCGCCGACCTGGGGCCGCGGCGCATTGTCCTCGGGGACGTGATGCTGTTCGGCGACGACGATCCCGACGCACCGTTTTACAGCCCCGAAGTCGACGACCCGGCGACGGTCGGCGTCCTCGCCGATGCCTTCACCGATGCCGGCTACGCGCTGACAGCTGTCGAGATGGTTACCGAGCAGGCCGGCGTGCTGGTCGCCGAACAGGTCGACTCGGATTAA